The following is a genomic window from Ethanoligenens harbinense YUAN-3.
ACTGATAATCCGGTATGTCGCTTCGGGCAACAAAACAGTCTTTAATCCCCTTTGTAATAAAAACCTTTTTCTCTTCGGTGATGACGACCCCTTCGGCTCCGGGCGATTTTTCGATCAGCTCCATGCCGCGTTCCAGTCCGGACACAAAAACCGCTGTCGAAAGCGCGTCTGCTTCCATGGAAGACCCGGACAGCACCGTGGCGCTCATCAGGCCAGAGCTGGCAGGATATCCGGTTCCCGGGTCAATGATATGGTGAAACCGTTTACCCCCGCTTTCAAAATATTTTTCATAATCCCCCGAGGTCACGGCCGATCTATCGGAAATCGCGAATACGGCGATGAAGTCTCCCCGTGTGCTTCTGGGGTTTTGCAGACCGATCATCCACGATTCACCATTTGTTTTTTTCCCCAAGGTGTGCACATTTCCGCCCAAATTGATGCATGCAGAGGTCACGCCCTGGGCTTTGTATGCTTTCAAAACCATATCCGCGGCATAGCCTTTGCCAATGCCGCCAAGATCTACAGACTGGTGCCTGCCGATTCTTGCGGAACCATCTTTCTCATTAAGTATAACGCCGGCGCCGGATACGGCGGGACGCAACGCTTGGATTGTGTTGGGTGAAGGCAGGTCCTTTTGGTTGATGCAATTACGCCACAATGCAGTCAGCGGGGCTGCCGTTATGTCAAACGCACCGCCCGACCGCGCATAATATCGACCGGCGGATTTTAAAACATGAAATGTATCGCGATCCATTTTAACCGCGGTTTCTCCATCTGAAGAGTTGAGCCTCGATATGAAACTTCCAGGAATAAACCGGCTCATTTTCTGTTCCAATTGTCTTATGACCTCGAATGCTCTGTGGCAGATCCTTTCACCTTCATTGGAATTGGACGCCGCAATCCTTTGCTCTATGATCGTGCCCATTCCAAACCCGGAAGTCTCATAATCGGTCATATCCACGAGAGAAAACCGCCTTTCCCAGATACACGCTCATTTATGGCCGCAAGGAGCGCAACAACATCTCTATATTCTGCTCAAGCAGTTCGTCCAAAGTCTTTCCATAGGTGTTTTTGATATATTCCCCTTTTTTACTTGCCAGCATAAAAAATCCATTCATGTTGGACCAAAATAAAATGGCCGTGCCGACGATATCTGTTCCAGCCGATATGGATTGATCGTCTATGCCTTCTTGGATCATTTTTTCGAGCAATAAGAACGATTTTTCCGTTTCTGTGTTAAATCGTTCAATCAGTTTGTTGTGTTCATGATCTTCATCTGCATTTTGGGCTTCGTAATTGATGATGGCCTGCATATACTCCGGGAATTCTTTGGCGAATCGGTAGTACGTTGTGCCCAGTATACCGATCTTTTCAATTCCCTTTTTGGGACTGCCCTCTATTGCGCTTTGGAGCGTATCAAACAACAGCTCGAATTTGCGTATAAGCAGTTCCCAATAAATTTCATCCTTGCTTTTAAAATAGGAATAAATCGTTTTTTTGCTATATTCGGCTTTTTGGGCAACATCGTCTATTGTCAGATGATCGTAATTTTTGGACAGCAATGCTTTTTCCATGCCGTCGATAATTTCGTTTCTTTTAAAATTGGTCCATTGTTTGTTTCTCTCTTTTATACCCATAGTGTATTATTCTCCACTGTGATTTTATAAAAGTAAACCATCAGTTTACATCTATAAGTATAGCTTCTGCCGAAGATTGTGTCAATAGCAATCCGCGAAGAAAATTTTAACGGTCATAATGAAAAAGGAACCGGCCAAAATAGAGATATATCGCATAAAGGAGAAGCACGATGCTGGATAAAAACCGGAAAGAAAGAAAAATGCCGCAGCACGGCAGCACAGCGCGTTCCGGCTCCGGGCGCAAGCGGAACCTTGCGGAAACAACGCCGTCAAACAGGCGGACTGCCGGCGCCATGGCGGATCAAGCCGTAATGAGCAATTCCATCACCAAGCAAAATCTCCGGCAGACAGGGCAGGCAGATATCCAAACGGCCTATTCCGTCATGAACCGGAACGGAATGATCAATTCCGTGGACCCGGTCAACCAAAACCTTCGATTAAACGAGCCGGATGAGAATGCCGGCTCAAGCCCCGTTATTCAGACCGGCGGCACATCCGCCAAGCATTTGGATGCTACCCAAAAGCCCGCTCGGGCACATCGGCCGCACAAAGACAACTAACGGTTGCGGTGGTTTGTATAAAAAACCATCCTAAGGCAACAAGGCTGACGCCATGACGGCGTCAGCCTTGTTTGTTTCAATGCTTCGTTGGTTTGGGCATGATAGATGAACGCAAGCGAACCGTTTCGAGTAAAACTCACCAGCCCCTCCCCGCACGGAAATCACCTGCCGGATCGTACCCAATATACGGCGGGGCGGCCGCCTTGAGGCATATTACGAATGGCAGTGGTCTTCACAACTGCAATCGTGATCCGTATCATGCTCCTCATGGTTGCAGCCGCCGTTTTGATCGGACAAATTTCCCGCGAGATAGGTGTTTACCGTATCCTCCACACGGCCCTCTATGCCGGAAACCACCTGGATGCCTGCCGCAGACAGCATCTGACGGGCTCCCTCTCCAATGCCGCCGCATATCAGCACATCCACACCCGCCTGTTTCAAAATTCCGGCCAGTGCGGCATGCCCATTTCCGTTTGTATTCAGCACGGACCGATCTTGAATCGCTCCATCCAGAACCGTAAAGACGGCAAAATCCTCGCACCGTCCAAAATGCTGAAATACTTCATTACCTTGCGACGTAACCGCGATCTTCATTTCATTTTCCTCCAAATAGTCATCCACTATTTCCGCAGCGCACCGAACCAGTTCCACGCAAGGGCGCTTTCGGTCATATCCTTCGCTCCGTCCGCCCTGCGCGGAATCATCCGGTTTTAAAAGCTCACGGCAAATAATGGAACCGTTTTGTTCCTCAAACCGTTTTGCCAGGGTTTGAACAAGCCGATAGTG
Proteins encoded in this region:
- a CDS encoding FAD:protein FMN transferase; amino-acid sequence: MTDYETSGFGMGTIIEQRIAASNSNEGERICHRAFEVIRQLEQKMSRFIPGSFISRLNSSDGETAVKMDRDTFHVLKSAGRYYARSGGAFDITAAPLTALWRNCINQKDLPSPNTIQALRPAVSGAGVILNEKDGSARIGRHQSVDLGGIGKGYAADMVLKAYKAQGVTSACINLGGNVHTLGKKTNGESWMIGLQNPRSTRGDFIAVFAISDRSAVTSGDYEKYFESGGKRFHHIIDPGTGYPASSGLMSATVLSGSSMEADALSTAVFVSGLERGMELIEKSPGAEGVVITEEKKVFITKGIKDCFVARSDIPDYQFAFYN
- a CDS encoding TetR/AcrR family transcriptional regulator — encoded protein: MGIKERNKQWTNFKRNEIIDGMEKALLSKNYDHLTIDDVAQKAEYSKKTIYSYFKSKDEIYWELLIRKFELLFDTLQSAIEGSPKKGIEKIGILGTTYYRFAKEFPEYMQAIINYEAQNADEDHEHNKLIERFNTETEKSFLLLEKMIQEGIDDQSISAGTDIVGTAILFWSNMNGFFMLASKKGEYIKNTYGKTLDELLEQNIEMLLRSLRP
- a CDS encoding NifB/NifX family molybdenum-iron cluster-binding protein, coding for MKIAVTSQGNEVFQHFGRCEDFAVFTVLDGAIQDRSVLNTNGNGHAALAGILKQAGVDVLICGGIGEGARQMLSAAGIQVVSGIEGRVEDTVNTYLAGNLSDQNGGCNHEEHDTDHDCSCEDHCHS